One Paenisporosarcina sp. FSL H8-0542 genomic region harbors:
- the trmFO gene encoding FADH(2)-oxidizing methylenetetrahydrofolate--tRNA-(uracil(54)-C(5))-methyltransferase TrmFO — translation MTIVNVIGAGLAGSEAAWQIAKRGVRVRLYEMRPVKQTAAHHTDKFAELVCSNSLRANTLTNAVGVIKEEMRMLDSVIMGAADQCAVPAGGALAVDRHEFAGYVTEKVKNHPLVEVINEEVTEIPEGITIIATGPLTSQALAEKIQQLTGQDYLYFYDAAAPIVEKDSINMDKVYVKSRYDKGEAAYINCPMTEEEFDRFYEALISAEVVPLKEFEKEIYFEGCMPFEVMAERGKKTLLFGPMKPVGLEDPKTGKVPFAVVQLRQDDAAGTLYNIVGFQTHLKWGPQKQVLQLIPGLEDVEIVRYGVMHRNTFINSPRVLKPTYQLKTNDQLFFAGQMTGVEGYVESAGSGLIAGINAARLALGEELLVFPEATALGSMARYITEADPKNFQPMNVNFGLFPALPQRYKTKEKRGEKQAERALGTIQNFMNSYSI, via the coding sequence TTGACAATCGTCAATGTAATTGGAGCAGGTCTTGCAGGAAGTGAAGCTGCGTGGCAAATCGCCAAAAGAGGTGTACGGGTTCGATTGTACGAAATGCGCCCGGTTAAACAAACAGCTGCTCATCACACGGATAAATTCGCAGAGTTAGTATGTTCAAATTCTTTACGTGCGAACACATTAACTAATGCTGTCGGCGTCATTAAAGAAGAAATGAGAATGCTGGACTCCGTTATAATGGGTGCTGCAGATCAATGTGCTGTCCCTGCGGGCGGCGCTCTTGCGGTAGATCGTCATGAATTTGCGGGGTATGTAACAGAAAAAGTGAAAAATCATCCTCTTGTTGAAGTCATCAATGAGGAAGTAACTGAAATTCCTGAAGGCATTACCATTATTGCTACAGGACCATTAACTTCTCAGGCTTTGGCTGAAAAGATACAACAACTGACTGGTCAGGATTATTTATACTTTTATGATGCAGCTGCCCCAATAGTTGAAAAAGACAGTATTAACATGGACAAGGTTTATGTGAAATCCCGTTATGATAAAGGGGAAGCAGCATACATCAATTGTCCGATGACGGAAGAAGAGTTTGACCGTTTTTATGAAGCTCTGATTTCTGCTGAAGTAGTGCCTTTGAAAGAATTCGAAAAAGAAATTTATTTCGAAGGTTGTATGCCGTTCGAAGTGATGGCTGAACGTGGGAAAAAGACTTTATTATTCGGTCCAATGAAGCCAGTTGGACTGGAAGATCCGAAAACTGGTAAGGTTCCTTTTGCCGTTGTACAGTTGAGACAAGATGATGCAGCAGGCACTTTGTACAACATTGTCGGATTTCAGACACATTTAAAATGGGGTCCACAAAAACAAGTTTTGCAGTTAATTCCAGGTTTGGAAGATGTGGAAATCGTCCGCTACGGCGTGATGCACCGTAATACGTTCATCAATTCACCAAGAGTTTTGAAACCTACATATCAACTAAAGACAAATGATCAATTGTTCTTTGCGGGACAAATGACAGGTGTTGAAGGATATGTTGAATCAGCCGGAAGTGGCTTGATAGCAGGGATAAACGCTGCAAGATTAGCTTTGGGGGAAGAATTGCTTGTGTTCCCTGAAGCTACCGCACTAGGCAGTATGGCTCGCTATATTACAGAAGCTGATCCGAAAAACTTCCAACCGATGAACGTCAACTTTGGTTTATTCCCTGCTTTGCCGCAACGGTACAAAACGAAAGAAAAGCGTGGAGAGAAGCAAGCTGAACGTGCACTCGGCACAATTCAAAATTTTATGAATTCATATTCGATTTAA
- the topA gene encoding type I DNA topoisomerase, protein MSDFLVIVESPAKAKTIERYLGKKYKVKASLGHVRDLPRSQMGVDVENEYTPKYITIRGKGPVMQDLKSAAKKAKKIYLAADPDREGEAIAWHLANSLNIDIESDCRVVFNEITKDAIKESFKNPRPIDMDLVDAQQARRILDRLVGYNISPILWKKVKKGLSAGRVQSVALRLIIDRENEIKNFQPEEYWSIEGSFEKGKKSFDAMYFGNGNEKVKLTNEGQVKEILKQLKGDKFEVTSVVKKERKRNPAPSFTTSSLQQEAARKLNFRARKTMMLAQQLYEGLNVGKEGTVGLITYMRTDSTRISDTAKKDAHSFIEGEYGKEYVTTSTGPTKQSSKSQDAHEAIRPTSVLRSPDQLKSILSKDLFRLYKLIWERFLASQMSSAVLDTVTVDLTNENVVFRANGSQVKFPGFMKLYVEGNDDQVEEKDRILPEMEKGDFVKKLEIEPKQHFTQPPPRYSEARLVKTLEELGIGRPSTYAPTLDTIQKRGYVSLDAKRFVPTELGGIVHQLVLEFFPDIIDIEFTAQMEKDLDSVEEGQEKWVHIIDKFYRDFEKHVTHADKEMEKVVIKDEPAGEDCEKCESPMVFKLGRYGKFMACSNFPDCRNTKAIVKNIGVTCPSCKEGEVVERKSKSKRIFYGCDRYPTCEFVSWDKPISRPCPKCSELLVEKKLKKGIQIQCTSCDYKEDTQA, encoded by the coding sequence ATGTCGGATTTTTTAGTGATTGTGGAATCGCCAGCCAAAGCGAAAACGATTGAACGTTATCTTGGCAAAAAGTACAAAGTAAAAGCATCACTTGGTCATGTTCGTGATTTGCCACGTAGTCAAATGGGTGTAGACGTAGAAAATGAATACACACCAAAGTACATCACGATTCGTGGTAAAGGCCCAGTTATGCAGGATCTGAAATCAGCAGCCAAAAAAGCGAAGAAAATTTATCTCGCGGCTGACCCCGATCGCGAAGGCGAAGCAATTGCTTGGCATCTAGCGAATTCATTGAACATTGATATTGAATCAGATTGTCGCGTCGTTTTTAATGAAATTACAAAAGACGCAATTAAAGAATCGTTTAAAAACCCCCGTCCCATTGATATGGACTTGGTAGATGCACAACAAGCCCGTCGTATTTTGGATAGGTTGGTTGGTTATAACATCAGTCCGATTCTATGGAAGAAAGTCAAAAAAGGTCTATCTGCAGGTCGCGTGCAATCCGTTGCGTTAAGACTAATCATTGACCGTGAGAATGAGATTAAGAATTTCCAGCCTGAAGAATACTGGTCAATCGAAGGTAGCTTTGAAAAAGGCAAAAAATCATTTGACGCGATGTACTTCGGCAATGGAAATGAAAAGGTCAAGTTGACAAACGAAGGCCAAGTAAAAGAAATCTTGAAACAACTTAAAGGCGACAAGTTCGAAGTCACGAGCGTTGTTAAAAAAGAACGTAAACGTAACCCAGCGCCATCGTTTACTACATCATCCCTTCAACAGGAAGCGGCACGCAAGTTAAACTTCCGAGCACGAAAAACAATGATGCTTGCTCAACAGCTATATGAAGGTTTGAATGTTGGAAAAGAAGGTACTGTCGGTTTGATTACGTATATGCGTACAGATTCTACCCGAATTTCCGATACAGCGAAGAAAGATGCACACAGTTTTATAGAAGGGGAATATGGCAAGGAATATGTCACCACTTCAACAGGACCGACTAAACAATCGAGCAAATCTCAGGATGCCCATGAAGCGATTCGTCCTACGAGCGTATTGAGATCTCCTGATCAGCTGAAATCAATTCTTTCAAAAGATTTATTCCGTCTCTACAAGTTGATTTGGGAACGTTTCTTGGCGAGCCAGATGTCTTCAGCAGTATTAGATACTGTGACGGTTGATTTAACAAATGAAAATGTTGTATTCCGTGCGAATGGTTCACAAGTGAAATTCCCTGGTTTCATGAAATTATATGTAGAAGGCAACGATGATCAAGTAGAAGAAAAAGATCGTATATTACCGGAAATGGAAAAAGGCGATTTTGTGAAGAAGCTTGAAATTGAGCCGAAGCAACATTTCACACAACCACCACCACGTTATTCGGAGGCCCGACTTGTTAAAACGCTTGAAGAGCTTGGGATAGGCCGTCCTTCGACATATGCACCTACGCTTGATACAATACAAAAGCGCGGATATGTATCACTCGATGCAAAGCGTTTTGTGCCAACTGAACTTGGTGGCATTGTCCATCAGCTCGTGTTGGAGTTTTTCCCGGACATTATTGACATCGAGTTTACTGCCCAGATGGAAAAAGATTTGGACAGTGTCGAAGAAGGACAGGAAAAATGGGTTCACATCATTGATAAGTTCTACAGAGACTTTGAAAAGCATGTAACACACGCAGACAAAGAGATGGAGAAAGTCGTAATCAAGGATGAGCCGGCAGGAGAAGATTGCGAAAAATGTGAATCTCCAATGGTCTTTAAATTAGGCAGATATGGAAAATTCATGGCATGTAGCAACTTCCCGGATTGCCGTAATACAAAAGCAATCGTTAAAAATATCGGAGTGACGTGTCCAAGCTGTAAGGAAGGCGAAGTCGTTGAACGTAAAAGTAAATCGAAACGTATTTTTTATGGATGCGATCGCTATCCAACTTGTGAATTCGTTTCATGGGACAAGCCAATCAGCCGCCCATGTCCGAAATGTAGCGAATTGCTAGTAGAGAAAAAACTGAAAAAAGGTATTCAAATCCAGTGTACTTCTTGTGATTACAAGGAAGATACACAAGCATAA
- the dprA gene encoding DNA-processing protein DprA translates to MINLSFHHRLLALHYVLPIPLNRLEPLLQVDSELASCEAMDINQLSKLLRLTPERARKFKDAYAKVLETPLIQAYNSNNITPIPFNHPNYPKQLRTLYDPPTILYAKGNIDYLTMKYYVSVVGARDATDYSRASMSLILPPLIEYDMVIVSGMAKGADAMAHQATHNLGGKTIGILGHGHFTRYPKENDQLYTIMEKHHLTLTEYPPYVTPQKWYFPMRNRLISGISQALVVTEAKEKSGTVSTLQHALDNGKDVYCVPGPITSMLSLGPNRSLLDGAKPIWNGYQIVEDFQGLSIQN, encoded by the coding sequence ATGATCAATCTATCATTTCATCATCGTTTATTGGCGCTTCACTACGTTTTGCCAATCCCTCTAAATCGCTTGGAGCCCCTACTTCAAGTAGATTCTGAATTAGCATCATGCGAGGCAATGGATATCAATCAGCTTTCGAAATTATTGAGACTGACTCCTGAACGTGCCAGGAAATTTAAAGATGCATATGCAAAAGTGCTTGAAACCCCCCTTATACAAGCATATAACTCGAATAACATTACCCCAATCCCATTTAACCATCCTAATTATCCCAAACAATTAAGAACACTTTATGACCCGCCAACAATTCTTTACGCGAAAGGCAATATTGATTATTTAACGATGAAATATTACGTGTCCGTCGTTGGTGCGAGAGACGCAACGGACTATTCGAGAGCTTCGATGTCATTGATTCTTCCTCCACTTATTGAGTATGATATGGTCATTGTCAGTGGCATGGCGAAAGGTGCTGATGCAATGGCTCATCAGGCAACTCATAATCTTGGTGGAAAAACCATCGGAATCCTTGGTCATGGTCACTTCACCCGCTATCCCAAAGAGAATGACCAGTTATATACGATCATGGAAAAGCATCATTTAACTTTGACGGAGTATCCACCGTACGTCACCCCGCAAAAATGGTATTTTCCTATGCGAAACCGGCTAATCAGCGGTATTTCTCAAGCACTGGTTGTAACAGAGGCAAAAGAAAAAAGTGGAACAGTCAGTACCCTCCAACATGCTTTGGACAATGGAAAAGATGTCTATTGTGTCCCTGGTCCCATCACCTCAATGCTGTCACTCGGACCCAACCGGTCGCTATTAGATGGGGCTAAACCAATCTGGAATGGCTATCAAATTGTAGAAGATTTTCAAGGATTGTCTATTCAAAATTGA
- the sucD gene encoding succinate--CoA ligase subunit alpha yields the protein MSVYINKDTKVLVQGITGSTALFHTKQMLEYGTKIVAGVTPGKGGTEAEGVPVFNTVEEAVKATGANVSVIYVPAPFAADAILEAVDADLDMAICITEHIPVLDMVKVKRYMEGKKTRLVGPNCPGVITPEECKIGIMPGYIHKKGHVGVVSRSGTLTYEAVHQLSQEGIGQSTAVGIGGDPVNGTDFIDALSAFNEDPDTYAVVMIGEIGGTAEEEAAEWIKTNMTKPVVGFIGGQTAPEGKRMGHAGAIISGGKGTAADKIKAMNEAGMEVAATPSVIGETLIKVIKEKGLYDQCKTH from the coding sequence ATGAGCGTTTATATTAACAAAGATACGAAAGTACTCGTGCAAGGTATTACGGGATCAACAGCTCTTTTCCATACAAAGCAAATGCTTGAATATGGTACAAAAATCGTCGCTGGTGTAACTCCAGGTAAAGGCGGAACTGAAGCTGAAGGCGTACCCGTTTTCAATACAGTAGAAGAAGCTGTGAAAGCAACTGGCGCTAACGTGTCCGTTATTTATGTTCCAGCTCCATTCGCTGCAGATGCTATTCTTGAAGCAGTAGATGCTGACTTGGATATGGCGATTTGTATTACTGAACACATTCCTGTTCTTGATATGGTAAAAGTTAAACGCTATATGGAAGGCAAGAAAACTCGTTTAGTCGGACCGAACTGCCCAGGTGTTATTACACCTGAAGAATGTAAAATTGGTATTATGCCAGGATACATTCACAAAAAAGGCCATGTAGGCGTAGTTTCTCGTTCTGGTACACTAACTTATGAAGCAGTACACCAACTTTCTCAAGAAGGTATTGGACAAAGTACAGCTGTAGGTATTGGTGGAGACCCAGTAAACGGAACTGACTTCATCGATGCATTATCTGCATTCAATGAAGATCCAGATACGTATGCAGTAGTAATGATTGGTGAGATCGGCGGAACAGCTGAAGAAGAAGCTGCTGAGTGGATCAAAACTAACATGACTAAACCTGTAGTAGGATTCATTGGTGGACAAACAGCTCCTGAAGGTAAACGTATGGGCCATGCCGGTGCGATTATCTCTGGTGGTAAAGGTACAGCTGCTGACAAAATCAAAGCGATGAATGAAGCTGGCATGGAAGTTGCAGCTACTCCATCTGTTATTGGTGAAACTTTAATCAAAGTGATTAAAGAAAAAGGCTTGTACGATCAATGTAAAACACATTAA
- the sucC gene encoding ADP-forming succinate--CoA ligase subunit beta gives MNIHEYQGKQLLRQYGVAVSNGLVAFSPEEAVKAAKELGTEVVVVKAQIHAGGRGKAGGVKIAKNLDEVRTYAKELLGKVLVTHQTGPEGKEIKRLLVEEGCDIKKEYYLGLVLDRATSRVTLMGSEEGGMDIEEVAEATPEKIFKEVIDPVIGLTGFQARRMAFNMNIPAKLVNKAVKFMLGLYQVFVEKDAAIVEINPLVVTGGGDVMALDAKFNFDANALYRHKDILELRDYDEEDAKEIEASKYDLSYISLDGNIGCMVNGAGLAMATMDTISYYGGSPANFLDVGGGATAEKVTEAFKIILSDKNVKGIFVNIFGGIMKCDVIAEGVITAAKEVGLQVPLVVRLEGTNVELGKKLLNESGLNIIAAGSMADGAQKIVELVG, from the coding sequence ATGAATATCCATGAATATCAAGGTAAACAACTCCTCAGACAATATGGTGTCGCAGTGTCGAACGGTTTAGTTGCTTTTTCTCCTGAAGAAGCAGTAAAAGCTGCAAAAGAACTAGGCACTGAAGTTGTCGTGGTGAAAGCTCAAATCCACGCAGGTGGTCGTGGTAAAGCTGGCGGTGTTAAAATCGCGAAGAACTTGGATGAAGTTCGTACATACGCGAAGGAACTTCTTGGTAAAGTCCTTGTCACTCATCAGACAGGTCCTGAAGGAAAAGAAATCAAGCGTCTTCTAGTTGAAGAAGGCTGCGACATTAAGAAAGAGTACTACTTAGGTTTAGTACTTGACCGTGCAACTTCACGTGTAACTCTTATGGGTTCTGAAGAGGGCGGAATGGACATTGAAGAAGTTGCTGAAGCAACTCCTGAAAAAATCTTCAAAGAAGTAATCGATCCAGTTATTGGATTAACAGGCTTCCAAGCTCGTCGTATGGCTTTCAACATGAACATTCCAGCTAAGCTAGTAAACAAAGCTGTGAAATTCATGCTTGGTCTTTACCAAGTGTTTGTTGAAAAAGATGCGGCAATCGTTGAAATCAATCCACTAGTTGTAACAGGTGGTGGAGACGTTATGGCACTTGACGCGAAGTTTAACTTCGACGCTAATGCTTTATACCGTCATAAAGACATTTTGGAATTACGCGACTATGACGAAGAAGATGCAAAAGAAATCGAAGCTTCTAAATATGACTTAAGCTATATCTCATTGGATGGCAACATCGGATGTATGGTTAACGGTGCTGGACTAGCTATGGCAACAATGGATACAATCAGCTACTACGGCGGATCACCCGCTAACTTCCTTGACGTTGGGGGCGGTGCGACAGCTGAGAAAGTAACGGAAGCATTCAAAATCATTCTTTCAGACAAAAATGTTAAAGGGATCTTCGTTAACATCTTTGGCGGAATCATGAAGTGTGACGTTATCGCTGAAGGCGTAATCACAGCTGCGAAAGAAGTTGGATTGCAAGTACCTTTAGTTGTTCGTTTGGAAGGTACAAACGTAGAACTTGGGAAGAAATTATTGAATGAATCTGGCTTAAACATTATTGCGGCTGGCTCTATGGCTGATGGCGCGCAAAAAATTGTTGAACTTGTAGGCTAA
- a CDS encoding EscU/YscU/HrcU family type III secretion system export apparatus switch protein translates to MREENKTIKEAVALTYKQNVENAPTVIAKGKGVIAENLIKKAHEHKIPIQEDPSLVSLLGQLDINESIPEELYQAVAEVFAFIYRIDKSHGMNK, encoded by the coding sequence ATGAGGGAAGAAAACAAGACCATCAAAGAAGCTGTCGCATTGACATATAAACAGAATGTAGAAAATGCCCCGACAGTCATAGCTAAAGGCAAAGGTGTAATTGCTGAAAATCTAATAAAAAAAGCACATGAACATAAAATTCCCATACAAGAAGATCCTAGTTTAGTGTCGCTGCTTGGCCAATTGGATATTAATGAATCGATTCCTGAAGAGTTGTATCAAGCGGTTGCAGAAGTGTTTGCATTTATTTACCGGATTGACAAGTCGCATGGCATGAATAAATAG
- a CDS encoding ribonuclease HII: protein MLTIKAISEQLRNTSKPNDWTNELMNDQRTGVQKLVASWLKRLEMQKKVQLEHEEKIHFDNSHKLTMNDLVAGIDEAGRGPLAGPVVTAAVIFKDYPSELFGINDSKQLSRSKRQSFAEVIKKHAHCYSIHIQEVEQIDTLNIYEATRLSMMKAVDNLSIEPHVLLVDAMKLPTTTSQHSIIKGDAKSLAIAAASILAKTTRDEIMDEFDKIYPEYHFSKNAGYGTALHLEALSEFGPTPIHRKSFEPIKSMIS, encoded by the coding sequence ATGCTAACAATAAAGGCAATTTCAGAACAACTTAGGAACACATCAAAACCTAATGACTGGACGAATGAACTCATGAACGATCAACGGACGGGTGTTCAAAAGCTGGTTGCGTCCTGGCTAAAGAGACTGGAAATGCAGAAAAAAGTTCAACTTGAACATGAAGAAAAGATTCATTTTGACAATAGTCACAAGCTTACGATGAATGATTTGGTAGCTGGCATAGATGAAGCAGGGAGAGGCCCTCTTGCTGGTCCTGTCGTAACTGCGGCTGTCATTTTCAAGGATTACCCGAGCGAACTTTTTGGGATAAATGACTCCAAACAGCTGTCACGCAGTAAAAGGCAGAGTTTCGCAGAAGTCATTAAAAAACATGCACATTGTTATTCCATACATATTCAAGAAGTTGAACAAATTGATACCTTAAATATCTACGAAGCGACACGGTTATCCATGATGAAAGCAGTTGACAACTTGTCGATAGAACCGCATGTCTTACTGGTTGACGCCATGAAGCTGCCTACAACAACATCACAACACTCGATCATCAAAGGGGATGCCAAGAGTCTGGCCATCGCTGCAGCATCGATATTAGCAAAAACAACGCGTGATGAAATAATGGATGAGTTTGATAAAATCTATCCAGAATATCATTTTTCGAAAAATGCCGGATACGGGACAGCTTTACATTTGGAAGCTTTGAGTGAGTTTGGTCCAACGCCCATTCATAGAAAATCATTTGAACCTATAAAATCCATGATTTCATAA
- the ylqF gene encoding ribosome biogenesis GTPase YlqF — protein sequence MTIQWFPGHMAKARREVTEKLKLVDIIFELIDARLPLSSRNPMIDEVIGQKTRLLILNKMDMADDFQTKKWIQYFEERGHRAVAINSLEGKGLQVVTKAASELLFEKWERMRLRGIKPRAIRAMIVGIPNVGKSTLINRLAKKNLAKTGNTPGITKAQQWIKVGKELELLDTPGILWPKFEDQAVGYKLALTGAIKDTITNMEDLAVYGLKFLAAHYPKRMEERYKLSEVDEDLVVTFDHIGKLRRAYAGGGEIDYDQVAQLIVRDIRGQHLGKLTFDIVDELVSEPEQ from the coding sequence ATGACCATTCAATGGTTTCCGGGTCATATGGCGAAAGCTCGTCGTGAAGTTACGGAAAAATTAAAATTAGTCGATATTATATTTGAATTGATTGATGCAAGATTGCCGCTGTCTTCACGAAATCCGATGATTGATGAAGTGATCGGGCAGAAGACACGTCTTTTGATTTTAAATAAAATGGACATGGCTGATGATTTTCAAACGAAAAAGTGGATTCAATATTTTGAAGAACGTGGGCACCGTGCTGTTGCCATCAATTCGCTTGAAGGCAAAGGGTTACAAGTTGTGACCAAAGCAGCAAGTGAGCTGTTGTTCGAAAAGTGGGAGCGTATGCGCCTTCGTGGAATCAAACCACGAGCTATTCGTGCGATGATCGTCGGGATTCCTAACGTTGGTAAATCAACGTTAATCAACCGTCTGGCGAAGAAGAATCTAGCTAAAACGGGCAATACGCCTGGTATCACAAAAGCCCAACAGTGGATAAAAGTTGGGAAAGAACTAGAGCTTTTGGATACACCAGGTATCCTGTGGCCGAAGTTTGAAGACCAGGCTGTAGGTTACAAACTGGCATTGACAGGTGCAATCAAAGACACCATAACCAATATGGAAGACTTGGCTGTATATGGTCTGAAGTTCTTAGCTGCACATTATCCAAAACGTATGGAAGAACGCTACAAATTATCTGAAGTAGATGAGGACTTAGTTGTCACATTTGACCATATCGGGAAACTTAGACGTGCCTACGCAGGTGGTGGGGAAATCGATTATGATCAAGTTGCGCAACTTATTGTACGTGATATCCGTGGGCAACATCTCGGTAAATTGACGTTTGATATTGTGGATGAATTGGTATCAGAACCTGAACAGTAA
- the lepB gene encoding signal peptidase I, whose translation MEQTKKEKNELWEWSKALLIAFGLAWLIRYFLFTPIVVDGESMMPTLEDGDRMIVNKIGYEVGEPDRFDIVVFHAPEKKDYIKRVIGVPGDHIAYKNDQLYINGKPQPEPYLDAYKKDIIEGTLTEDFTLEELIQMEVVPEGHVFVMGDNRRYSKDSRIIGVVPMEEIIGSTKVIFWPPTEMGLVE comes from the coding sequence ATGGAACAGACGAAAAAAGAGAAAAATGAGTTATGGGAATGGTCAAAAGCTTTGCTTATCGCATTTGGACTAGCCTGGCTTATTCGATATTTTTTATTTACACCAATCGTAGTTGATGGGGAATCGATGATGCCGACTCTTGAAGACGGAGATCGGATGATTGTCAACAAAATCGGCTATGAAGTGGGGGAACCAGACCGTTTCGATATCGTCGTGTTCCATGCACCTGAGAAGAAGGATTACATTAAACGTGTCATCGGTGTACCAGGAGATCATATCGCTTATAAAAATGATCAGCTTTATATCAATGGGAAACCTCAACCGGAACCATACTTGGACGCATATAAAAAAGATATTATTGAAGGTACATTAACAGAAGATTTTACACTTGAAGAACTGATTCAAATGGAAGTTGTTCCTGAAGGGCATGTATTTGTCATGGGGGACAACCGAAGATACAGTAAAGACAGCCGAATTATCGGTGTGGTGCCAATGGAAGAAATAATAGGCAGTACGAAAGTTATTTTCTGGCCACCAACTGAAATGGGACTTGTTGAGTAA
- the rplS gene encoding 50S ribosomal protein L19, whose translation MQNIITEITKEQLRTDLPEFRPGDTVRVHVKVVEGTRERIQMYEGIVIKRRGGGVSSTFTVRKISYGVGVERTFPVHTPKIARLEVLRRGKVRRAKLYYLRELRGKAARIKEIR comes from the coding sequence ATGCAAAACATTATTACTGAAATCACTAAAGAACAACTTCGTACGGATCTTCCTGAATTCCGTCCTGGTGACACTGTACGTGTACACGTTAAGGTCGTTGAGGGAACTCGCGAACGTATTCAAATGTATGAAGGTATTGTTATTAAACGTCGCGGTGGCGGTGTAAGCTCGACTTTCACAGTTCGTAAAATTTCTTACGGTGTAGGTGTTGAACGTACATTCCCTGTACACACACCAAAAATTGCTCGTTTAGAAGTTCTTCGTCGTGGTAAAGTACGTCGTGCGAAATTGTACTACCTACGTGAATTACGTGGTAAAGCAGCTCGTATTAAAGAAATTCGATAA
- the trmD gene encoding tRNA (guanosine(37)-N1)-methyltransferase TrmD: MRIHVLSLFPDMFNGVFGSSILKKAQEKQAVSLAVTDFRTYSGNKHNQVDDYPYGGGAGMVLKPEPLFQAVEAITASSKKPRIILMCPQGERFTQAKAEELALEEELVFLCGHYEGYDERIREHLVTDEISIGDFVLTGGELGAMTVIDSVVRLLPGVLGNGESPVQDSFSTGLLEHPQYTRPADFRGLKVPDVLLSGNHAHIDQWRSEQSLYRTWSRRPDLLSNHELTAAEKKLIARWENEKTN, encoded by the coding sequence ATGCGTATTCATGTGTTGTCGTTATTCCCAGACATGTTTAATGGTGTCTTCGGATCTTCGATTTTAAAAAAAGCACAGGAAAAGCAGGCAGTCTCACTGGCAGTAACCGATTTCCGTACGTATTCGGGCAATAAACATAACCAGGTGGACGATTATCCATATGGTGGCGGTGCAGGCATGGTGTTAAAGCCAGAGCCTTTATTTCAAGCCGTGGAGGCAATTACCGCTAGCTCCAAGAAACCTCGCATCATTTTGATGTGTCCTCAAGGGGAGCGCTTTACTCAAGCGAAAGCTGAAGAATTGGCGCTTGAAGAAGAGTTAGTGTTTTTGTGTGGACATTATGAGGGTTATGATGAACGAATCCGCGAACACTTGGTGACGGATGAAATCTCGATTGGGGATTTTGTATTGACTGGTGGAGAACTTGGTGCAATGACTGTCATCGATAGTGTCGTACGATTGTTACCTGGCGTACTTGGAAATGGAGAGTCACCCGTACAGGATTCATTTTCAACTGGATTGCTTGAACATCCACAATATACACGTCCTGCCGATTTCAGAGGGCTGAAAGTGCCAGACGTATTACTTTCAGGAAATCATGCACACATTGATCAATGGCGCAGTGAACAGTCTTTATATCGTACGTGGAGCAGACGACCAGATTTGTTGTCCAATCATGAATTGACAGCAGCTGAGAAAAAGCTCATCGCACGGTGGGAGAATGAAAAAACCAACTAA
- the rimM gene encoding ribosome maturation factor RimM (Essential for efficient processing of 16S rRNA) — MNWYNVGKIVNTHGIRGEVRVISSTDFPEERYAVGNKLSLFKDGKSPLVLTVASHRQHKNFDLLTFEGYLTIEMVQEFRDGILKVSENQLSDLEGDEYYFHEILGCTVFGQDGQEIGVVTDILQTGANDVWTVTPAKGKAHYIPYIEDVVKEIDVDEKKIVIDVLDGLLS; from the coding sequence ATGAATTGGTATAACGTAGGTAAAATTGTTAATACACATGGAATTCGTGGAGAAGTGCGCGTCATTTCAAGTACAGATTTTCCTGAAGAGCGTTATGCAGTAGGTAATAAGCTGTCTTTGTTCAAAGATGGAAAATCGCCTCTAGTGTTAACTGTTGCAAGTCACCGTCAACATAAGAACTTTGATTTATTGACATTCGAAGGCTATTTGACGATTGAAATGGTGCAAGAGTTCCGCGACGGCATTTTAAAAGTGTCTGAAAATCAGTTGTCCGATTTAGAAGGGGACGAGTACTATTTCCATGAAATCCTAGGTTGTACTGTGTTTGGCCAGGATGGACAGGAAATTGGAGTGGTGACGGATATTTTGCAAACGGGAGCAAATGATGTTTGGACCGTAACGCCTGCAAAAGGGAAAGCTCATTACATTCCTTATATTGAAGATGTAGTAAAAGAAATTGATGTCGATGAAAAGAAAATCGTCATTGATGTATTGGACGGCTTATTGTCATGA